In Paenibacillus sp. FSL R7-0345, a single window of DNA contains:
- a CDS encoding aldo/keto reductase, translating into MNQHISEKVLNDGLKIPAIGFGTAFLKGADGAKAITGAIEAGYRLIDSAFNYENEGAVGQAVRESGLPREELRITSKLPGRHHAYKEALETIEESLYRAGLDYYDLYLIHWPNPKTDKYVEAWQAMIEAKKRGYVRSIGVCNFLPEHNERIIKETGVAPSINQVELHPLFNQKLQRAKDAGHGIVTESWSPLGRGHSMLKNEQIAAIAAAHGKTPTQAILRWHIQLGAVPIPRTSSVEHQKENLEIFDFELSDAEMKVISGMSKPDGRLWEQNPAEYEEM; encoded by the coding sequence GTGAACCAGCATATTTCGGAAAAGGTTTTGAACGACGGTCTGAAAATACCCGCTATAGGCTTTGGTACAGCCTTTCTGAAAGGCGCAGATGGAGCGAAAGCAATTACGGGAGCCATTGAAGCCGGATACCGGCTGATTGACTCGGCGTTTAATTATGAGAATGAAGGGGCGGTCGGACAGGCTGTCCGTGAGAGCGGATTGCCGAGAGAAGAGCTGCGGATTACTTCGAAGCTTCCGGGGCGCCACCATGCTTATAAAGAGGCACTGGAGACGATTGAGGAGTCCTTATATAGAGCAGGCCTTGATTATTACGATCTGTATCTGATCCACTGGCCTAATCCGAAGACAGATAAATATGTGGAAGCCTGGCAGGCGATGATTGAGGCGAAGAAGCGCGGCTATGTCCGTTCCATCGGAGTCTGCAATTTCCTGCCGGAGCATAATGAACGTATTATAAAAGAGACCGGTGTAGCGCCGAGCATCAATCAGGTGGAACTGCATCCGCTGTTCAATCAGAAGCTACAGCGTGCAAAAGACGCCGGACACGGTATCGTAACGGAGTCCTGGAGCCCGCTCGGACGCGGTCACAGCATGCTGAAGAATGAACAGATTGCAGCCATCGCAGCTGCCCACGGCAAAACACCAACCCAAGCCATTCTGCGCTGGCATATCCAGCTTGGTGCGGTTCCGATCCCACGGACCAGCTCTGTGGAGCATCAGAAGGAGAATCTCGAAATCTTTGATTTTGAGCTGTCGGATGCTGAAATGAAGGTCATTTCAGGCATGAGCAAACCGGACGGACGGCTCTGGGAGCAGAATCCGGCGGAGTATGAAGAAATGTAA